The DNA segment GGACACCGACGGTGTCGACGCCCGCCGCGCGCTGGGATTCGAGGAGCAGCCGCCCGTTGGCGTCGTCCCCGATCCGGGCCAGCAGGGCGCTGCGGGCGCCGAGCCGGGCCGCGGCCAGCGCTTGGTTGGCGCCCTTGCCGCCCGGGTGAATGACCAGGTCGGAGCCGAGCACGGTCTCGCCGGGGGCGGGGCGGCGTTCGACGCCGATCACCAGGTCGGCGTTGGCCGACCCTACGACCAGCAGGTCGTAGTCGTACATATCTGTCCTGCTTTCGAAGGAGGGCGGTGACGGGGCCGGTGGGCCCGTCAGGAGAAGTCGGCTGCGTTCTTCTTGGTGACGACCTTGACCGGCACCTTCACCATGCTGCCGACCTTCTTGCCGTGCGAGGCCCTGATCGCGTTCTGGACCGCCAGCTTGCCCAGCTCAGCGGGCTGCTGGGCGACCGTGGCGTACAGGGTGCCCGCCTTGACGGCCTTCAGCCCGTCGGGCGTCCCGTCGAAGCTGACCACCGGGATCGAGGTGCCCGCCCTGCTGCCGAGCGCCTTGATGGCGCCGAGGCCCATCTCGTCGTTCTCGGCGAAGACCCCGGTGAGCCCGTGGTTCGCCTGGAGCAGGTTGGTCATGACGTCCAGGCCCTTGGTGCGGTCGAAGTCCGCGGGCTGCCGGGCGACGATCTTGATGCCGGGGTACGCCTTCATGCCCTCTTCGAATCCCTGGCCGCGCTCGCGGCTGGCCGAGGTGCCCGCGGTGCCCTGGAGGACGACGATCCTGCCCTTGCCGCCGAGCTTGGCCGCCAGGGTCTTCGCGGCGAGCTTGCCGCCCGCGATGTTGTCGGACGCGACGAGGGTCGCGGTGTCCGCCTTGTTGACGCCGCGGTCGGCAGCGACCACCGGGATGCCCGCCTTGTCGGCCGCGCGTACGGAGGGGGCCGCCGCGTCCGAGTCCACCGGGTTGATGATCATGGCCTTGACGCCGGCGCTGGTGAAGTTCTCTATCTGGTTGGCCTGCTGGGAGGCGTCGTTCTGCGCGTCGGTGACGGTCAGGTCGATGTGCTCGGCCCTGGCCTCCTGCTGGGCGCCCGCCTTCATCTGTACGAAGAAGGGGTTGTTCATGGTGGAGAGGGAGAGACCGACCTTGGTACGGGTGGTCGACGAAGAGCCGGAGTTGAAGTAGGAGACGGCGCCCACGACGGCTGCCACCACGACGACGGCGATGCCCGCCTTGGCCGCCTGCCGTCCCTTGCCGCCGGGCCCGCCGGATCCGGCCGCACCGGCGGATCCGCCCGCCCCCGCACCGGACCCGGCGCGGCGGCGCAGCGTGTCCAGCAGGACGGCGAGTGCGATGACCACGCCGATCACGACCTGCTGCCAGAACGCGGACACCGAGAGGAGGTTGAGGCCGTTGCGGAGCACCGCGAGGATCAGCGCGCCGATGAGGGTGCCGGACGCCTTGCCGACACCGCCCGCCAGGCTGGCCCCGCCGATGACGACGGCGGCGATGGCGTCCAGTTCGTACCCGTCGGCGGCCTGCGGCTGCGCGGAGGAGAGCCGCGAGGCGAGGACGATGCCCGCGGCGGCGGCGAAGAGGCCGGAGAGCGCGTAGATGGCGAGCTTCTGCCGCTTGACCCGGAGCCCGGAGAGCCGGGCGGCCTCCTCGTTGCCGCCGATGGCGTACATGGAGCGGCCGATGTACGTACGGGCCAGGATCAGCGCCGTGATCAGCCCCATCACGATCATCACGATGACCGGGACCGGCAGCCAGCCGCCGAGCGTGTCGCCGAGCGAGGAGACCGAGCCGGGGAAGGCGATCGGGCTGCCCTGCGAGATGACCAGCGAGAGACCGCGGCCGATGGAGAGCATGGCCAGCGTCGCGATGAACGGCGGGAGTTTGCCGTACGAGATCAGCACGCCGTTGACGAGGCCGCAGGC comes from the Streptomyces sp. NBC_01471 genome and includes:
- a CDS encoding substrate-binding domain-containing protein — protein: MTTDTLKSDTGASGASAVVRRVLLDNGALSALVVLVVAMSLLSGDFLTTQNLLNVGVQAAVTAILAFGVTFVIVSAGIDLSVGSVAALSATVLAWTATSEGIPVWIAVILAVATGIACGLVNGVLISYGKLPPFIATLAMLSIGRGLSLVISQGSPIAFPGSVSSLGDTLGGWLPVPVIVMIVMGLITALILARTYIGRSMYAIGGNEEAARLSGLRVKRQKLAIYALSGLFAAAAGIVLASRLSSAQPQAADGYELDAIAAVVIGGASLAGGVGKASGTLIGALILAVLRNGLNLLSVSAFWQQVVIGVVIALAVLLDTLRRRAGSGAGAGGSAGAAGSGGPGGKGRQAAKAGIAVVVVAAVVGAVSYFNSGSSSTTRTKVGLSLSTMNNPFFVQMKAGAQQEARAEHIDLTVTDAQNDASQQANQIENFTSAGVKAMIINPVDSDAAAPSVRAADKAGIPVVAADRGVNKADTATLVASDNIAGGKLAAKTLAAKLGGKGRIVVLQGTAGTSASRERGQGFEEGMKAYPGIKIVARQPADFDRTKGLDVMTNLLQANHGLTGVFAENDEMGLGAIKALGSRAGTSIPVVSFDGTPDGLKAVKAGTLYATVAQQPAELGKLAVQNAIRASHGKKVGSMVKVPVKVVTKKNAADFS